GCCTCAACTAATTAAGgcacaaatattaaaaattcttaTTAGTGGTAAATATGTGGCTAAACATATGCATATGGAAAATGCGTGgctatacaacaaaaaaaaactcagatattgttgaaaaacataaataattggttcaatataaaaagtaaaaacttaactgacaacaaaaaaaaaatcaatagtttTCATTTAAAAGCACGAATGCTGCGGAATCACAAACTATGAAATATAATAAGCTACACGATTACAACAAAAAGCTAAAAGACATGAAAGAGTCACACAAAGGGTGAACAAATGTCCTTAAGAGACATGAGACTCTCAATGTGATCCGGAATAGGTTCGAGACAATACATGGGCTCGTTACAAGATCCATAGAAGCGCCTAAATGTATCATATTCAAGTGCTTTGACACTTCGGACACTTTTTCTGACGGGGTCATAATAAAAAGCAGAAATATCCTTAAACTTTAATTTCATCCGTAGATAAATAAATTCACCAGTATCAGTCGCAACTTTTAACGTAGCACTCCTAAGCAAATCTCTTTGAGGTAGAGGTATAATATTATCTTTATACGACCATTCTTGTTTATCAGCATCCTGCAAAACCCATATCttgataaaatcaaaattattgcAAACCCATGCTAATTTTCCTTGGTAACTCATTATAGATTCATGAATCAAGTTATCAAGCGTTGATCCAGCGACGTGGCCAGGTATTTGGAGTGATTTGAACTGTTCAGACCTCACATCAAAACTCATAATGACTATCTCAATGCTCTTACGTGATATATTTGCCTTATAATACACAACTCCGTTGATGGAATACccaaaacctttaaaataatGTAGAGGGCTATTCTCAGTCACCCTCCACGCTTCTTGACTGCCCAGTGTAAGAATTTGTGGCTTTTGATATGTGTCCCGACACCCAAGACCTTCTGCCAACGAAAGTAGCTTGTATGTATTCTCCGTAGGATCATATCCTAAAAAGCTTACTACGTACTTAGACATTTCAATAGGCTTGGACAAGGTTACATGCTCTTTCATGGTGGGATTCCAAATTATAACCTCtgtaaaattttggaaagagATCAAGCCATGGTCAGAGTTTCGATAGTACTCGTATCGACCTTTTATAGGGGGCGTAAAATGAAAACTTTTCACGTCAGAATAAGTTGTGATGGAGTTCTCATCAAATGGAAGCGAGCAGAAGATCTGTGTTGTATCGTCTTGGTTAAAGGTGAGAAGAAGTCTTTGGCGAGGAATTGATGATTGTCTAACCGCGAACGAGTTGATGAAATCTTGTTGCGTGGTGATCGACCACCATAGCTTTGATACACATCGGAATCTCAAGATAGATTTTGCAGGCAGTCTCATTAGTATATCCCTCGTTAGATCAACGGGAATATATTTATGATCAGAAAATACTCCATCATCATCGCTTTTGTTGTCGCCATGAAAACTAGTCGTCGATAAAGATTGTGTAGTTGTTCTATGgatttcttttgtcttttcttcCATGGCTCTTGTTTTTAAAACCTTTAATTGATGGTTTCTGTTGGTTCagttttgcatatatatatatatatatatatatatatatatatatatatatatatatatatatatgtctaggttcatattaattatttatatcagTTTGAATTAATgtaaagcacaaaaaaaaaagttaattagatttgtttctttaaatatttaagGTTGGATTTGAACTGAAATGAGGTGATATGGTGTCCTCTcatagaaacaaataataatatatgatatatatcattgttttgtgtgtttattgtttatggtggtttttaaattgttatttgcCTCAACTTTTTGTAGGAGATTCTTATACCAAAACACGTACTAGCAACTTAATTGTAACAAACCAGTAgttaaaaatatccaaactaATTAAACAATGCAGATCTGTAAATGGGATAACTCACTTTTTGACATAAACCCATATATAGGGAAATTTGAAGTTTAGGATATGGCAGTttattaatattcattttgttttctgtcatgaatcacatatatgatatatccaGTAATAATAttagaagattttttaaatattgatatagatttttaaatattagCTGATTGTATTCATTAACTGAAtgtaggaatttttttttgtgtgtgatcAGCATTTGATATTtactggatatatatatatatatatacatatttatgaattttattaatatatccataactcatttaattatatttttctctacttttaTCCAAGTTgctatttatttaatttggtataGTTATATCAGATCGGCAACCACATTTAAACATTATATGTTCGC
The sequence above is a segment of the Camelina sativa cultivar DH55 chromosome 10, Cs, whole genome shotgun sequence genome. Coding sequences within it:
- the LOC104717599 gene encoding putative F-box protein At4g21240, whose amino-acid sequence is MKEHVTLSKPIEMSKYVVSFLGYDPTENTYKLLSLAEGLGCRDTYQKPQILTLGSQEAWRVTENSPLHYFKGFGYSINGVVYYKANISRKSIEIVIMSFDVRSEQFKSLQIPGHVAGSTLDNLIHESIMSYQGKLAWVCNNFDFIKIWVLQDADKQEWSYKDNIIPLPQRDLLRSATLKVATDTGEFIYLRMKLKFKDISAFYYDPVRKSVRSVKALEYDTFRRFYGSCNEPMYCLEPIPDHIESLMSLKDICSPFV